A window of the Myxocyprinus asiaticus isolate MX2 ecotype Aquarium Trade chromosome 11, UBuf_Myxa_2, whole genome shotgun sequence genome harbors these coding sequences:
- the LOC127448087 gene encoding saposin-like protein 11 isoform X3: MSQRPCLPRSTSPHLPRPKSCQPCLSQSQHCQPRPSQSQRCQLRPSRGGGREEKSLPIYTTTEVVPESHPMFATTEVVPESLPMFATTEVVPKSLPMFATTEVVPESHPMFATTEVVPESHPMFATTEVVPESHPMFATTEVVPESLPMFATTEVVPESLPMFATTEVVPESLPMFATTEVVPESLPMFATTEVVPESLPMFATTEVVPESLPMFASTEVVPESLPMFATTEVVPESLPMFTTTEVVPESLPMFMTTEVVPESLPMPTTSCSSARFLETPPTDSSTS, translated from the exons atgagccagcgcccatgcctgccacggtcaacaagcccacacctgccacggccaaagagttgccagccttgtctgtcccagagccagcattgccagcctcgtccgtcccagagccagcgttgccaacttcggccatccagaggaggaggaagagaagaaaagtctCTTCCCATttacacaaccacagaggtcgttcccgagtctcatcccatgttcgcgaccacggaggtcgttcccgagtctctgcccatgttcgcgaccacggaggtcgttcccaagtctctgcccatgttcgcgaccacagaggtcgttcccgagtctcatcccatgttcgcgaccacggaggtcgttcccgagtctcatcccatgttcgcgaccacggaggtcgttcccgagtctcatcccatgttcgcgaccacggaggtcgttcccgagtctctgcccatgttcgcgaccacggaggtcgttcccgagtctctgcccatgttcgcgaccacggaggtcgttcccgagtctctgcccatgttcgcgaccacggaggtcgttcccgagtctctgcccatgttcgcgaccacggaggtcgttcccgagtctctgcccatgttcgcgaccacggag gtcgttcccgagtctctgcccatgttcgcgtccacggaggtcgttcccgagtctctgcccatgttcgcgaccacggaggtcgttcccgagtctctgcccatgttcacgaccacagaggtcgttcccgagtctctgcccatgttcatgaccacggaggtcgttcccgagtctctgcccatgcccacgacctcCTGCAGCTCTGCCCGCTTCctagagactcctcctacagactcctccacctcctga
- the LOC127448087 gene encoding saposin-like protein 11 isoform X6: MSQRPCLPRSTSPHLPRPKSCQPCLSQSQHCQPRPSQSQRCQLRPSRGGGREEKSLPIYTTTEVVPESHPMFATTEVVPESLPMFATTEVVPKSLPMFATTEVVPESHPMFATTEVVPESHPMFATTEVVPESHPMFATTEVVPESLPMFATTEVVPESLPMFATTEVVPESLPMFATTEVVPESLPMFATTEVVPESLPMFASTEVVPESLPMFATTEVVPESLPMFTTTEVVPESLPMFMTTEVVPESLPMPTTSCSSARFLETPPTDSSTS; the protein is encoded by the exons atgagccagcgcccatgcctgccacggtcaacaagcccacacctgccacggccaaagagttgccagccttgtctgtcccagagccagcattgccagcctcgtccgtcccagagccagcgttgccaacttcggccatccagaggaggaggaagagaagaaaagtctCTTCCCATttacacaaccacagaggtcgttcccgagtctcatcccatgttcgcgaccacggaggtcgttcccgagtctctgcccatgttcgcgaccacggaggtcgttcccaagtctctgcccatgttcgcgaccacagaggtcgttcccgagtctcatcccatgttcgcgaccacggaggtcgttcccgagtctcatcccatgttcgcgaccacggaggtcgttcccgagtctcatcccatgttcgcgaccacggaggtcgttcccgagtctctgcccatgttcgcgaccacggaggtcgttcccgagtctctgcccatgttcgcgaccacggaggtcgttcccgagtctctgcccatgttcgcgaccacggaggtcgttcccgagtctctgcccatgttcgcgaccacggag gtcgttcccgagtctctgcccatgttcgcgtccacggaggtcgttcccgagtctctgcccatgttcgcgaccacggaggtcgttcccgagtctctgcccatgttcacgaccacagaggtcgttcccgagtctctgcccatgttcatgaccacggaggtcgttcccgagtctctgcccatgcccacgacctcCTGCAGCTCTGCCCGCTTCctagagactcctcctacagactcctccacctcctga
- the LOC127448087 gene encoding uncharacterized protein LOC127448087 isoform X4, with protein MAPVSKLYDLPLMSVCRSMKTLPQKLSALTPATVNEPAPMPATVNKPTPATAKELPALSVPEPALPASSVPEPALPTSAIQRRRKRRKVSSHLHNHRGRSRVSSHVRDHGGRSRVSAHVRDHGGRSRVSAHVRDHGGRSRVSAHAHDLLQLCPLPRDSSYRLLHLLTLSALRPPPDPVSALWPPPRPPDPVHTLRSSPWSPGRLPDLLWSPWSPGGPPDLLWSPWSPGRPPDLLWSPWSPGCPPDLLWSPWSPGRPPDLLWSPGRPPDLLWSPGRPPDLLWSTLLSA; from the exons atggcccctgtctccaagttgtatgatctgccactgatgtcggtgtgtAGGTctatgaagaccctacctcaaaaattgtctgcgctcacgcctgccacggtcaatgagccagcgcccatgcctgccacggtcaacaagcccacacctgccacggccaaagagttgccagccttgtctgtcccagagccagcattgccagcctcgtccgtcccagagccagcgttgccaacttcggccatccagaggaggaggaagagaagaaaagtctCTTCCCATttacacaaccacagaggtcgttcccgagtctcatcccatgttcgcgaccacggaggtcgttcccgagtctctgcccatgttcgcgaccacggag gtcgttcccgagtctctgcccatgttcgcgaccacggag gtcgttcccgagtctctgcccatgcccacgacctcCTGCAGCTCTGCCCGCTTCctagagactcctcctacagactcctccacctcctgaccctgtcggccctgcggccgcctcctgaccctgtctcggccctgtggccacctcccaggcctcctgacccagtccacACCTTGAGGtcttctccttggtctcctggccgtctgcctgatctgctctggtctccctggtcaccTGGcggtccgcctgatctgctctggtctccctggtctcctggccgtccgcctgatctgctctggtctccttggtctcctggctgtccccctgatctgctctggtctccctggtctcctggccgtccgcctgatctgctctggtctcctggccgtccgcctgatctgctctggtctcctggccgtccgcctgatctgctctggtctactttgctgtctgcctga
- the LOC127448087 gene encoding saposin-like protein 11 isoform X7: MSQRPCLPRSTSPHLPRPKSCQPCLSQSQHCQPRPSQSQRCQLRPSRGGGREEKSLPIYTTTEVVPESHPMFATTEVVPESLPMFATTEVVPKSLPMFATTEVVPESHPMFATTEVVPESHPMFATTEVVPESHPMFATTEVVPESLPMFATTEVVPESLPMFATTEVVPESLPMFATTEVVPESLPMFASTEVVPESLPMFATTEVVPESLPMFTTTEVVPESLPMFMTTEVVPESLPMPTTSCSSARFLETPPTDSSTS, from the exons atgagccagcgcccatgcctgccacggtcaacaagcccacacctgccacggccaaagagttgccagccttgtctgtcccagagccagcattgccagcctcgtccgtcccagagccagcgttgccaacttcggccatccagaggaggaggaagagaagaaaagtctCTTCCCATttacacaaccacagaggtcgttcccgagtctcatcccatgttcgcgaccacggaggtcgttcccgagtctctgcccatgttcgcgaccacggaggtcgttcccaagtctctgcccatgttcgcgaccacagaggtcgttcccgagtctcatcccatgttcgcgaccacggaggtcgttcccgagtctcatcccatgttcgcgaccacggaggtcgttcccgagtctcatcccatgttcgcgaccacggaggtcgttcccgagtctctgcccatgttcgcgaccacggaggtcgttcccgagtctctgcccatgttcgcgaccacggaggtcgttcccgagtctctgcccatgttcgcgaccacggag gtcgttcccgagtctctgcccatgttcgcgtccacggaggtcgttcccgagtctctgcccatgttcgcgaccacggaggtcgttcccgagtctctgcccatgttcacgaccacagaggtcgttcccgagtctctgcccatgttcatgaccacggaggtcgttcccgagtctctgcccatgcccacgacctcCTGCAGCTCTGCCCGCTTCctagagactcctcctacagactcctccacctcctga
- the LOC127448087 gene encoding uncharacterized protein LOC127448087 isoform X1, which yields MAPVSKLYDLPLMSVCRSMKTLPQKLSALTPATVNEPAPMPATVNKPTPATAKELPALSVPEPALPASSVPEPALPTSAIQRRRKRRKVSSHLHNHRGRSRVSSHVRDHGGRSRVSAHVRDHGGRSQVSAHVRDHRGRSRVSSHVRDHGGRSRVSSHVRDHGGRSRVSAHAHDLLQLCPLPRDSSYRLLHLLTLSALRPPPDPVSALWPPPRPPDPVHTLRSSPWSPGRLPDLLWSPWSPGGPPDLLWSPWSPGRPPDLLWSPWSPGCPPDLLWSPWSPGRPPDLLWSPGRPPDLLWSPGRPPDLLWSTLLSA from the exons atggcccctgtctccaagttgtatgatctgccactgatgtcggtgtgtAGGTctatgaagaccctacctcaaaaattgtctgcgctcacgcctgccacggtcaatgagccagcgcccatgcctgccacggtcaacaagcccacacctgccacggccaaagagttgccagccttgtctgtcccagagccagcattgccagcctcgtccgtcccagagccagcgttgccaacttcggccatccagaggaggaggaagagaagaaaagtctCTTCCCATttacacaaccacagaggtcgttcccgagtctcatcccatgttcgcgaccacggaggtcgttcccgagtctctgcccatgttcgcgaccacggaggtcgttcccaagtctctgcccatgttcgcgaccacagaggtcgttcccgagtctcatcccatgttcgcgaccacggaggtcgttcccgagtctcatcccatgttcgcgaccacggag gtcgttcccgagtctctgcccatgcccacgacctcCTGCAGCTCTGCCCGCTTCctagagactcctcctacagactcctccacctcctgaccctgtcggccctgcggccgcctcctgaccctgtctcggccctgtggccacctcccaggcctcctgacccagtccacACCTTGAGGtcttctccttggtctcctggccgtctgcctgatctgctctggtctccctggtcaccTGGcggtccgcctgatctgctctggtctccctggtctcctggccgtccgcctgatctgctctggtctccttggtctcctggctgtccccctgatctgctctggtctccctggtctcctggccgtccgcctgatctgctctggtctcctggccgtccgcctgatctgctctggtctcctggccgtccgcctgatctgctctggtctactttgctgtctgcctga
- the LOC127448087 gene encoding saposin-like protein 11 isoform X9 — protein sequence MSQRPCLPRSTSPHLPRPKSCQPCLSQSQHCQPRPSQSQRCQLRPSRGGGREEKSLPIYTTTEVVPESHPMFATTEVVPESLPMFATTEVVPESLPMFATTEVVPESLPMFATTEVVPESLPMFATTEVVPESLPMFATTEVVPESLPMFATTEVVPESLPMFASTEVVPESLLMFATTEVVPESLPMFATTEVVPESLPMFTTTEVVPESLPMFMTTEVVPESLPMPTTSCSSARFLETPPTDSSTS from the exons atgagccagcgcccatgcctgccacggtcaacaagcccacacctgccacggccaaagagttgccagccttgtctgtcccagagccagcattgccagcctcgtccgtcccagagccagcgttgccaacttcggccatccagaggaggaggaagagaagaaaagtctCTTCCCATttacacaaccacagaggtcgttcccgagtctcatcccatgttcgcgaccacggaggtcgttcccgagtctctgcccatgttcgcgaccacggag gtcgttcccgagtctctgcccatgttcgcgaccacggaggtcgttcccgagtctctgcccatgttcgcgaccacggaggtcgttcccgagtctctgcccatgttcgcgaccacggaggtcgttcccgagtctctgcccatgttcgcgaccacggaggtcgttcccgagtctctgcccatgttcgcgaccacggaggtcgttcccgagtctctgcccatgttcgcatccacggaggtcgttcccgagtctctgctcatgttcgcgaccacggag gtcgttcccgagtctctgcccatgttcgcgaccacggaggtcgttcccgagtctctgcccatgttcacgaccacagaggtcgttcccgagtctctgcccatgttcatgaccacggaggtcgttcccgagtctctgcccatgcccacgacctcCTGCAGCTCTGCCCGCTTCctagagactcctcctacagactcctccacctcctga
- the LOC127448087 gene encoding saposin-like protein 11 isoform X10, protein MSQRPCLPRSTSPHLPRPKSCQPCLSQSQHCQPRPSQSQRCQLRPSRGGGREEKSLPIYTTTEVVPESHPMFATTEVVPESLPMFATTEVVPKSLPMFATTEVVPESHPMFATTEVVPESHPMFATTEVVPESHPMFATTEVVPESLPMFATTEVVPESLPMFATTEVVPESLPMFASTEVVPESLPMFATTEVVPESLPMFTTTEVVPESLPMFMTTEVVPESLPMPTTSCSSARFLETPPTDSSTS, encoded by the exons atgagccagcgcccatgcctgccacggtcaacaagcccacacctgccacggccaaagagttgccagccttgtctgtcccagagccagcattgccagcctcgtccgtcccagagccagcgttgccaacttcggccatccagaggaggaggaagagaagaaaagtctCTTCCCATttacacaaccacagaggtcgttcccgagtctcatcccatgttcgcgaccacggaggtcgttcccgagtctctgcccatgttcgcgaccacggaggtcgttcccaagtctctgcccatgttcgcgaccacagaggtcgttcccgagtctcatcccatgttcgcgaccacggaggtcgttcccgagtctcatcccatgttcgcgaccacggaggtcgttcccgagtctcatcccatgttcgcgaccacggaggtcgttcccgagtctctgcccatgttcgcgaccacggaggtcgttcccgagtctctgcccatgttcgcgaccacggag gtcgttcccgagtctctgcccatgttcgcgtccacggaggtcgttcccgagtctctgcccatgttcgcgaccacggaggtcgttcccgagtctctgcccatgttcacgaccacagaggtcgttcccgagtctctgcccatgttcatgaccacggaggtcgttcccgagtctctgcccatgcccacgacctcCTGCAGCTCTGCCCGCTTCctagagactcctcctacagactcctccacctcctga
- the LOC127448087 gene encoding uncharacterized protein LOC127448087 isoform X8: MAPVSKLYDLPLMSVCRSMKTLPQKLSALTPATVNEPAPMPATVNKPTPATAKELPALSVPEPALPASSVPEPALPTSAIQRRRKRRKVSSHLHNHRGRSRVSSHVRDHGGRSRVSAHAHDLLQLCPLPRDSSYRLLHLLTLSALRPPPDPVSALWPPPRPPDPVHTLRSSPWSPGRLPDLLWSPWSPGGPPDLLWSPWSPGRPPDLLWSPWSPGCPPDLLWSPWSPGRPPDLLWSPGRPPDLLWSPGRPPDLLWSTLLSA; the protein is encoded by the exons atggcccctgtctccaagttgtatgatctgccactgatgtcggtgtgtAGGTctatgaagaccctacctcaaaaattgtctgcgctcacgcctgccacggtcaatgagccagcgcccatgcctgccacggtcaacaagcccacacctgccacggccaaagagttgccagccttgtctgtcccagagccagcattgccagcctcgtccgtcccagagccagcgttgccaacttcggccatccagaggaggaggaagagaagaaaagtctCTTCCCATttacacaaccacagaggtcgttcccgagtctcatcccatgttcgcgaccacggag gtcgttcccgagtctctgcccatgcccacgacctcCTGCAGCTCTGCCCGCTTCctagagactcctcctacagactcctccacctcctgaccctgtcggccctgcggccgcctcctgaccctgtctcggccctgtggccacctcccaggcctcctgacccagtccacACCTTGAGGtcttctccttggtctcctggccgtctgcctgatctgctctggtctccctggtcaccTGGcggtccgcctgatctgctctggtctccctggtctcctggccgtccgcctgatctgctctggtctccttggtctcctggctgtccccctgatctgctctggtctccctggtctcctggccgtccgcctgatctgctctggtctcctggccgtccgcctgatctgctctggtctcctggccgtccgcctgatctgctctggtctactttgctgtctgcctga
- the LOC127448087 gene encoding saposin-like protein 11 isoform X5: MSQRPCLPRSTSPHLPRPKSCQPCLSQSQHCQPRPSQSQRCQLRPSRGGGREEKSLPIYTTTEVVPESHPMFATTEVVPESLPMFATTEVVPKSLPMFATTEVVPESHPMFATTEVVPESHPMFATTEVVPESHPMFATTEVVPESLPMFATTEVVPESLPMFATTEVVPESLPMFATTEVVPESLPMFATTEVVPESLPMFATTEVVPESLPMFATTEVVPESLPMFTTTEVVPESLPMFMTTEVVPESLPMPTTSCSSARFLETPPTDSSTS, translated from the exons atgagccagcgcccatgcctgccacggtcaacaagcccacacctgccacggccaaagagttgccagccttgtctgtcccagagccagcattgccagcctcgtccgtcccagagccagcgttgccaacttcggccatccagaggaggaggaagagaagaaaagtctCTTCCCATttacacaaccacagaggtcgttcccgagtctcatcccatgttcgcgaccacggaggtcgttcccgagtctctgcccatgttcgcgaccacggaggtcgttcccaagtctctgcccatgttcgcgaccacagaggtcgttcccgagtctcatcccatgttcgcgaccacggaggtcgttcccgagtctcatcccatgttcgcgaccacggaggtcgttcccgagtctcatcccatgttcgcgaccacggaggtcgttcccgagtctctgcccatgttcgcgaccacggaggtcgttcccgagtctctgcccatgttcgcgaccacggaggtcgttcccgagtctctgcccatgttcgcgaccacggaggtcgttcccgagtctctgcccatgttcgcgaccacggaggtcgttcccgagtctctgcccatgttcgcgaccacggag gtcgttcccgagtctctgcccatgttcgcgaccacggaggtcgttcccgagtctctgcccatgttcacgaccacagaggtcgttcccgagtctctgcccatgttcatgaccacggaggtcgttcccgagtctctgcccatgcccacgacctcCTGCAGCTCTGCCCGCTTCctagagactcctcctacagactcctccacctcctga
- the LOC127448087 gene encoding saposin-like protein 11 isoform X2: MSQRPCLPRSTSPHLPRPKSCQPCLSQSQHCQPRPSQSQRCQLRPSRGGGREEKSLPIYTTTEVVPESHPMFATTEVVPESLPMFATTEVVPKSLPMFATTEVVPESHPMFATTEVVPESHPMFATTEVVPESHPMFATTEVVPESLPMFATTEVVPESLPMFATTEVVPESLPMFATTEVVPESLPMFATTEVVPESLPMFATTEVVPESLPMFASTEVVPESLLMFATTEVVPESLPMFATTEVVPESLPMFTTTEVVPESLPMFMTTEVVPESLPMPTTSCSSARFLETPPTDSSTS, from the exons atgagccagcgcccatgcctgccacggtcaacaagcccacacctgccacggccaaagagttgccagccttgtctgtcccagagccagcattgccagcctcgtccgtcccagagccagcgttgccaacttcggccatccagaggaggaggaagagaagaaaagtctCTTCCCATttacacaaccacagaggtcgttcccgagtctcatcccatgttcgcgaccacggaggtcgttcccgagtctctgcccatgttcgcgaccacggaggtcgttcccaagtctctgcccatgttcgcgaccacagaggtcgttcccgagtctcatcccatgttcgcgaccacggaggtcgttcccgagtctcatcccatgttcgcgaccacggaggtcgttcccgagtctcatcccatgttcgcgaccacggaggtcgttcccgagtctctgcccatgttcgcgaccacggaggtcgttcccgagtctctgcccatgttcgcgaccacggaggtcgttcccgagtctctgcccatgttcgcgaccacggaggtcgttcccgagtctctgcccatgttcgcgaccacggaggtcgttcccgagtctctgcccatgttcgcgaccacggaggtcgttcccgagtctctgcccatgttcgcatccacggaggtcgttcccgagtctctgctcatgttcgcgaccacggag gtcgttcccgagtctctgcccatgttcgcgaccacggaggtcgttcccgagtctctgcccatgttcacgaccacagaggtcgttcccgagtctctgcccatgttcatgaccacggaggtcgttcccgagtctctgcccatgcccacgacctcCTGCAGCTCTGCCCGCTTCctagagactcctcctacagactcctccacctcctga